GCTGGCCAACGTGCTGCTGACCCTGCTGGGGCCGCTCATCGTCGGCCTGGCCTGATCCCCCCCTCCTCCATCACGAGGTCCACCATGAGCGACACCGACCGCCTCCGCCCCCTGAAGACCAGCCGCGAAACCCAGCAGTCGCTGCTCTCGCTGAGTCCTTTCGAACTGAAGGACGAGCTGATCAAGCTCTCCACCGAAAACGCGAAGCCCGGCAACTACGCGATGCTGAACGCCGGCCGCGGCAACCCGAACTGGATCGCCACGACGCCGCGCCAGGCGTTTTTCCTGCTCGGACAGTTCGCCTTGACCGAGTCCGAGCGGGTGTGGAAGGACGAGGGACTGGGCGGCATGCCGGCCAAGGACGGCATCGCCGCGCGGCTGAAGACCTTCCTCGAAAGCCACAAGACCAACCCCGGCGCCGACCTGCTCGCACGCAGCGTGGCCTATGGGGTGGAGACGCTGAAGTTCGAGGCCGACGCCTTCGTGCACGAACTGGCCGACGCGATCATCGGCGACAACTACCCGGTGCCCGACCGCATCCTGCGCCACGTCGAGGTCGTCGCGCGCAAGTACCTCGACCAGGAGATGTGCGGCAACAAGCCGCCCGCCGGCACCTTCGACATCTTCGCGGTGGAAGGCGGCACGGCGGCCATGTGCTACATCTTCGATTCGCTCGAGACCAACGGCCTGCTGCGCAAGGGTGACACGGTGGCCCTCGCGGTGCCCACGTTCACGCCGTACATCGAGATCCCCCACCTCGCGCGCTACGACTTCAACGTGGTCAACGTCGACGCGTCGCCCACCTGCGGCCCCGACGGGTTCCACACGTGGCAGTACCCCGACAGCGAAATCGACAAGCTGCGCGACCCGAGCGTGAAGGCGTTTTTCCTCGTCAACCCGAGCAACCCGCCGTCGGTGATGGTGTCGCCGGAAACGCTGAAGCGCCTCGCGGACATCGTGCGCAACGACAACCCGAACCTCATCGTCATCACGGACGACGTGTACGGCACCTTCGTCGACGGCTTCCGCTCGCTGATGGCCGAGCTGCCGCAGAACACGCTCGGTGTGTACTCGTACTCGAAGTACTTCGGCTGCACCGGCTGGCGGCTCGGTGTCATCGCGCTGCACGAGGACAACATCTTCGACCGGCTGCTGACCGAACTCCCGCCCGGCAAGCGGGCCGAACTCCACGGCCGCTACAGCTCGATCTCGATGACGCCGGACAAGATCAAGTTCATCGACCGCCTGGTGGCCGACAGCCGCTCGGTGGCGCTGAACCACACGGCCGGCCTGTCGCTGCCGCAGCAGTGCCAGATGGCGCTGTTCTCGCTGTCCGCGCTGACCGACACGGCAGACCGCTACAAGAAGCTCACGCGGGCCATCGTGCAGCGCCGCCTCGACGACCTGTGGGCGGGCCTCGGCCTGCCGCGCCCGAAGATCGCGCACCAGGCCGGCTACTACGTGGAGCTGGACCTGATGGTGTGGGTGAACCAGAAATACGGCGCCGAGTTCGCGGCCTTCCTCGAAGCCAACTTCGAGCCGGTGGACTTCCTGTTCCGGCTGGCCGAGCGCTTCTCGATCGTGCTGATGGACGGCGGCGGCTTCGGCGGTCCGAAGTGGTCGGTCCGGGTGTCGCTCGCCAACCTGCCCGACGAGGCCTACCGCAAGATCGGCGAGCACCTGGCCGAACTGGCGCCACGGTACGTCAAAGCATGGCAGGACGCGAAGGCCGGCGGGGGTGCGAAAGCCTGAGCGATGAAGGTGCGGGCCGGGCTGATCGCCGCCGGCTTCGTGCTGTGCACGGGCGCGCACGCGGCCGACCTGGACCTGACCCGTGCGCTGCAGCTCGCGCAGCGCCACTCCGGCAAGCTGGGCGCCGCGGCGGCGGGCACCGAGCAGCGGCGCGAGCAGGCCGAGGCCACGCGGGGCCTCGGCGGCCCGGTGGTGTCGATCGGGGCCATCGGCTACGCCTTCGAGAAGCGGCTCGCGATCCCGCTCGAGCCCTACGCGAGCCAGATCAACGGGCTCATCGGCAACCTGCCGATCCCGCCGTCGCAGCTGCCGATCCCGCTCGACATCCCCACGCTGCCCAACTCCGTCAACCTGCGCCTGCGCGATGAAGGCGCGAGCGGCCTGCTGCTCGGCTTCTGGCCGCTCTACATGGGCGGTCGGTTCGACGGCGTGCGCGACCTCGCGAAGGGGCGCGTGGAGGAATCCGTCGCGGAGGAGCGCCAGTCGGGCGACGAGGTGGCCGCCACGCTCGTCGAACGCTACTTCGGCGTGCAGCTCGCCCGCAAGGCGCTGCAGGTGCGCGTGGCCGCGCGCGACGGCGTGGCGAAACACCTCGAGACCGCGAAGCGCATGGAGGCGGCCGGCCTCATCGCGCGTGTCGAGCGGCTGCAGGCCGACGTGGCCTTCGACCAGGCGCGCCGCGACGCCGCCAAGGCCGCGAACGACCTCGCGCTCGCGGAAAGCGCCCTCGCCCGCACGACGGGCCAGGAGTCGCTGGCGGGCCTCGACCTCGCCACGCCGCTCTTCGTCGACGCACGTCCGCTGCCCGCGCTGGCCGACTACATCGCGAAGGGCGAGGACCACCACCCCGGCATGGCCACCGTGCGCGCCAAGCGCACCCAGGCGCAGGCGCTGAACCGCATCGACGAGGGCGGCCACAAGCCTGTGGTCTACGCCTTCGGCACGAGCGAGATCCGCTCGAACAAGCCCGACTGGATCGTGGGGCTCGGGGTCAACTTCGTGCTGATCGACGGCATCGACCGCAACGCGCTGACCCGATCGAGCCTCGCGGCCGAACGGCGCGTGGACGAGGCGGAGCGCCAGGCCCGCGAGGACATCGCGCTGCTGGTGGAGCGCAACCACCGCCGCACCGAACAGGCCCGCGTGAGCCACGAGGCCATGGAGAGCCAGGAGGCGCTCGCCCGCGAGTACCTGCGCCTGCGCGAGAAGAGCTTCAGCGAAGGGCTGTCCACGGCCGTCGACCTGATCGACGCGCAGCTCAACCTCGCGAAGGTGCTGACCGAACGCGCGCAGGCCGCGTACGACTACGACCTGGCGCTGTCGGCGCTGCTGCAGTCGGTGGGCGAGATCGATCGCCTGCCGGAGATGGCCCGCGCCGCCTCGTGGCGCGTGGAGTGAACGACGAGGACGCCACACGATGGACGACACGCCCGCCCCCCGCCGCCACCTCGGTCCGACGCTCGCGGCCGCGCTGGTCGTCGCCGCGCTCGTCGCCGTCACCGCGTGGGGCATGTGGGCCGGCACGCGTCCGCCACGCATCGTGCTCGAAGGCCAGCTCGACGCCGAGCAGGTCAACGTCGCGGCCAAGGTGCCGGGCCGGGTCGCGCGGGTGCTGGTCACCGAGGGGCAGCGCATCGAGGCGCAGCAGCAGCTGATCGAGATGGACGCCCCCGAGATCGCCGCGAAGTTGCAGGAGGCCCAGGCCGTGCGGGCAGCCGCCCAGGCACTGAACGACAAGGCGCATGCCGGCGCACGTTCGCAGGAGATCCGCATGGCCGAGCTGAACTGGCGCCGCGCGGAGACCGCAGCCGTCCTGGCCGAGAAGACCTTCCGCCGCGTCGACGGCCTCGCGCGCGACGGGCTGATCGCCGCGCAGAAGCGCGACGAGGCCGAGACGCAGTGGAAGGCCGCGGCCGACCTCGCCGGCGCCGCTCACGCGCAGTACGAGATGGCGCAACAGGGCGCGCGGGTCGAGGACAAGGCCGCCGCGGCCGCGCAGCTGCGCCAGGCGCAGGGCGTCGTCGCCGAGGCCGAGGTGGCCGCGTCGGAATCGCGGCTGGCGAGCCCGGTCGGCGGCGAGGTCACGAAGGTCTATGCCAAGCCCGGCGAGATCTCGCCCGCGGGGGTGCCGGTGGCCACCATCACGGTCGTGGCCCGGCCCTGGGTGGTGCTCAACGTGCGGGAGGACCTGATGCCGCGCTTTCGCCACGGCGCGAAGTTCGACGGCGACGTGCCGGCGCTCGCCGAGACCGGCGTCGCGTTCGAGGTGTTCTACGTCGCGGCGCAGCCGGACTTCGCGACGTGGCGCTCGACGAAGTCGGGGCCGGGCTTCGACGCCCGCACCTTCGAGGTCCGTGCCCGGCCGCTCGCGGACCTGAAGGGCGCGCGGCCCGGCATGAGCGTGCTCGTGCCGATGGCTCCGGCGTCCTGAGCGATGGACCGCCCCGGCTTCACGGAGGCGCTGCGGGCCGTCGCCCATCGTGAACTGCGGGCGCTGCGGCACGACGGCTGGCTGCTCGCGCTGGTCACGTGGTGGCCGCTGCTGATGGTGGTGGTCGTGGCCGCCACGTTCTCGGCCGGGCTGCCGCGCGACCTGCCCCTGCGCGTGGCCGACCACGACCGCTCGGCCACGTCGCGGCAGCTCGCCCGGTTCATCGGCCAGGCGCCGACGCTGCGCGTGGACGGTTCGCCGGCGGACGACTCGGACGCCTTCGCCGCCGTGCGCCGCGGCGAGGCCGTGGGCCTGCTGGTGGTGCCCGAAGGCTTCGAGCGGCGGTTGCGCACCGGCTCGCCCAACGCCCTGCAGCTCTTCGTCAACGGCCAGCTCTCCACCGCGGCCAGCGTGATGCAGAGCGACGTGCAAGTGGCCGTCACGCTGTTTTCGGCCGGGGCCGAGCTGCAGATCCGCACCGCGCACGGCGAAGCGGCCGCAACCGCGCTCGGCGCCGTCGAGCCGCTGCGGCCCGGCCTCGTCACCCTCTTCAACGGGGCGATGAACTACGAAGGGTTCCTGGTGCCGGCACTCGGCGCGGCCCTGGTGCAGATGTTCGCGATGTTCACGACGGTGGTGCTGATCGGCCGCGAATTGCGCGAGGCCACCGTGTCCGCGTGGCTGGCCGCGGCCGGCGGGCGGCCCGGCGCCGCGCTGGCCGGCAAGCTCGCGGTGGGGATGCTGCCGCTGCTGGTGATCGGATGGGGGCTCGTCGGCTGGCTCGTGCTCGCGCGCGGCTTCGCGGTGGCGGGTTCGCTGCCCTTGCTGCTGGCCGCGTGGGGCGCGATGGTCGCCGCGAACGCGGCCGTGGGCATGCTCGTGGTCGGTCTCGCATCCGGCCTGCGACTGGGCCTGTCGGCCGCGGGGTTCATCACGTCGCCCGCGTTCACGTACGGCGGCATCGCGTTCCCGGTGGCCGCGATGCCGCTGCTGGCACAGGGCTGGTCGGCCGCGCTGCCCCTCACGCATTTCCTCCGGCTGCAGTCGGAGCAGTGGTGGATGGGGGCACCGTGGGCGGTGTCGATGGGCAGCGCCGCGGTGCTGGCCGGGTTCGCGGTGCTGCCGTGGTTCGCCGCACCCGCCCTCGTGCGGCGGATGGCACGGCCCGCCGCGTGGGGACACTCGTGAGCCGGCGCCATGGCGTGCTCCTGGCGATGCGCCTCACGCTGCGCGCCGTGCTGCGCGACACCGGGGTGCTGCTGCTCCTCGTCGTGGCCGGCGTGGCGTATGCGTTCTTCTATCCGCTGCCGTACGCCCGCGAGGAGGTGACGCGCGTGCCGGTGGCCATCGTCGACGGCGACCCCGGTCCG
This genomic stretch from Piscinibacter gummiphilus harbors:
- a CDS encoding TolC family protein codes for the protein MKVRAGLIAAGFVLCTGAHAADLDLTRALQLAQRHSGKLGAAAAGTEQRREQAEATRGLGGPVVSIGAIGYAFEKRLAIPLEPYASQINGLIGNLPIPPSQLPIPLDIPTLPNSVNLRLRDEGASGLLLGFWPLYMGGRFDGVRDLAKGRVEESVAEERQSGDEVAATLVERYFGVQLARKALQVRVAARDGVAKHLETAKRMEAAGLIARVERLQADVAFDQARRDAAKAANDLALAESALARTTGQESLAGLDLATPLFVDARPLPALADYIAKGEDHHPGMATVRAKRTQAQALNRIDEGGHKPVVYAFGTSEIRSNKPDWIVGLGVNFVLIDGIDRNALTRSSLAAERRVDEAERQAREDIALLVERNHRRTEQARVSHEAMESQEALAREYLRLREKSFSEGLSTAVDLIDAQLNLAKVLTERAQAAYDYDLALSALLQSVGEIDRLPEMARAASWRVE
- a CDS encoding bifunctional aspartate transaminase/aspartate 4-decarboxylase; translated protein: MSDTDRLRPLKTSRETQQSLLSLSPFELKDELIKLSTENAKPGNYAMLNAGRGNPNWIATTPRQAFFLLGQFALTESERVWKDEGLGGMPAKDGIAARLKTFLESHKTNPGADLLARSVAYGVETLKFEADAFVHELADAIIGDNYPVPDRILRHVEVVARKYLDQEMCGNKPPAGTFDIFAVEGGTAAMCYIFDSLETNGLLRKGDTVALAVPTFTPYIEIPHLARYDFNVVNVDASPTCGPDGFHTWQYPDSEIDKLRDPSVKAFFLVNPSNPPSVMVSPETLKRLADIVRNDNPNLIVITDDVYGTFVDGFRSLMAELPQNTLGVYSYSKYFGCTGWRLGVIALHEDNIFDRLLTELPPGKRAELHGRYSSISMTPDKIKFIDRLVADSRSVALNHTAGLSLPQQCQMALFSLSALTDTADRYKKLTRAIVQRRLDDLWAGLGLPRPKIAHQAGYYVELDLMVWVNQKYGAEFAAFLEANFEPVDFLFRLAERFSIVLMDGGGFGGPKWSVRVSLANLPDEAYRKIGEHLAELAPRYVKAWQDAKAGGGAKA
- a CDS encoding HlyD family secretion protein, whose amino-acid sequence is MDDTPAPRRHLGPTLAAALVVAALVAVTAWGMWAGTRPPRIVLEGQLDAEQVNVAAKVPGRVARVLVTEGQRIEAQQQLIEMDAPEIAAKLQEAQAVRAAAQALNDKAHAGARSQEIRMAELNWRRAETAAVLAEKTFRRVDGLARDGLIAAQKRDEAETQWKAAADLAGAAHAQYEMAQQGARVEDKAAAAAQLRQAQGVVAEAEVAASESRLASPVGGEVTKVYAKPGEISPAGVPVATITVVARPWVVLNVREDLMPRFRHGAKFDGDVPALAETGVAFEVFYVAAQPDFATWRSTKSGPGFDARTFEVRARPLADLKGARPGMSVLVPMAPAS
- a CDS encoding ABC transporter permease, producing MDRPGFTEALRAVAHRELRALRHDGWLLALVTWWPLLMVVVVAATFSAGLPRDLPLRVADHDRSATSRQLARFIGQAPTLRVDGSPADDSDAFAAVRRGEAVGLLVVPEGFERRLRTGSPNALQLFVNGQLSTAASVMQSDVQVAVTLFSAGAELQIRTAHGEAAATALGAVEPLRPGLVTLFNGAMNYEGFLVPALGAALVQMFAMFTTVVLIGRELREATVSAWLAAAGGRPGAALAGKLAVGMLPLLVIGWGLVGWLVLARGFAVAGSLPLLLAAWGAMVAANAAVGMLVVGLASGLRLGLSAAGFITSPAFTYGGIAFPVAAMPLLAQGWSAALPLTHFLRLQSEQWWMGAPWAVSMGSAAVLAGFAVLPWFAAPALVRRMARPAAWGHS